The following are from one region of the Veillonella nakazawae genome:
- a CDS encoding type II toxin-antitoxin system prevent-host-death family antitoxin, with protein sequence MPNIKPISDLRNYSEVLRDVTIDSPVFLTKNGRGRYAIMDIQDYERVMATIKLMGALESGRKSGEEQGWISSEQLKSELGI encoded by the coding sequence ATGCCGAATATAAAACCTATTTCAGATTTACGTAACTATTCTGAAGTTTTACGAGATGTTACTATAGATAGTCCAGTATTCTTAACTAAAAATGGTAGAGGCCGATATGCCATTATGGATATCCAAGATTATGAACGTGTAATGGCTACAATAAAACTTATGGGCGCTTTAGAGAGCGGTCGTAAGTCTGGTGAAGAACAAGGATGGATTTCATCAGAGCAACTAAAGAGTGAATTGGGGATTTAA
- a CDS encoding energy-coupling factor ABC transporter ATP-binding protein, translating to MERIQDLVYTHVQGGQFRWVTVSTLMLALGTILHLVSPSVAGVTPNWTIATYCVAILLTRPSLSQTLGIGLVAALINVLTSKSAFPYGNLLSEPGGALTAALVTRAMLSVKFRKIDGFDLTPILSGFLATVVSGGIFVTILWKVLDLPDNVYMYGMWPMVLIVGALNGAITPILYIPAQRLFSKRGMLPSTDQLTSDHSHMTILPERQAKISIEHVNYYHPKATTPSLENINLDVYDGDFLVVTGPAGCGKSTLCMAMVGAVPKFYGGRLEGMVFVDGKATTQMEIPELANHIGVVLADYDTQLVTMTVREEVAFAMENRGYDRETIKARSEEVFAQVGLIGLEDRKITSLSGGQRQRLAIASVLATNPTVLVLDEPTSSLDPDGTAELYRLVGDLNKKHGITVVVIDHDLHAVLPYANRMALMVDGSIACDDDVPTTLRYMYEHNIHVDALPSVFTTYMELEQAGFHSDEPWLSIESAIKGLHQIEMAHAIQTEVHGESNSNNNQTNTTVVKDRKPIQRVDDVQGKDGGAHA from the coding sequence ATGGAACGGATTCAAGATCTTGTGTACACGCATGTGCAGGGTGGCCAGTTTAGATGGGTCACTGTCAGCACATTGATGCTCGCATTGGGCACGATATTGCATTTGGTGAGCCCTAGTGTGGCTGGGGTAACACCGAACTGGACAATTGCTACGTACTGCGTAGCTATTTTATTGACACGTCCTAGTTTAAGTCAAACATTGGGGATTGGCCTTGTAGCGGCCCTCATCAATGTTTTGACATCTAAGTCAGCATTCCCTTACGGCAACTTGTTGTCTGAACCAGGCGGTGCTTTGACCGCAGCTCTCGTGACGCGCGCTATGTTGTCCGTGAAGTTCCGTAAAATTGATGGTTTTGATTTGACGCCAATCCTATCTGGCTTCTTAGCGACTGTTGTATCTGGCGGTATCTTCGTTACTATTTTGTGGAAAGTATTGGACCTACCAGACAATGTATATATGTATGGTATGTGGCCGATGGTTCTTATCGTAGGCGCTTTGAACGGTGCCATTACGCCAATCTTGTACATTCCGGCACAACGTCTATTCTCCAAACGCGGAATGTTGCCAAGTACAGATCAATTGACATCTGACCATAGTCATATGACGATTTTGCCTGAGCGCCAAGCGAAGATTTCCATTGAACACGTAAATTACTACCATCCTAAGGCGACTACACCATCTCTTGAAAACATCAATCTTGATGTATATGATGGTGACTTCCTCGTTGTGACTGGTCCTGCCGGTTGTGGTAAAAGTACCCTTTGTATGGCTATGGTAGGGGCTGTGCCTAAATTCTACGGCGGCCGTCTTGAAGGCATGGTTTTCGTAGATGGCAAAGCGACTACGCAAATGGAAATTCCTGAATTGGCTAATCACATCGGTGTAGTTCTCGCTGATTACGACACTCAACTCGTAACGATGACAGTTCGTGAAGAAGTGGCCTTTGCTATGGAAAATCGCGGTTATGACCGTGAAACCATCAAAGCTCGTTCTGAAGAGGTATTTGCACAAGTAGGTCTTATCGGCTTAGAAGATCGCAAAATCACTAGTCTATCCGGTGGTCAACGCCAACGTTTGGCCATCGCTTCCGTATTGGCTACGAACCCAACTGTTCTAGTTCTTGATGAACCAACAAGCTCCCTCGACCCAGATGGGACTGCCGAATTATATCGCCTCGTAGGTGATTTGAACAAGAAACACGGTATTACCGTTGTCGTTATCGACCATGACTTACACGCTGTATTGCCGTATGCAAACCGCATGGCTCTCATGGTGGATGGCTCTATTGCGTGTGATGACGATGTACCAACTACGCTTCGTTACATGTACGAACACAATATTCACGTTGATGCATTGCCATCCGTGTTCACTACGTATATGGAACTTGAACAAGCGGGCTTCCACAGCGATGAGCCTTGGCTCAGCATCGAGTCTGCTATCAAGGGCTTGCACCAAATTGAAATGGCTCATGCTATTCAAACGGAGGTGCATGGTGAAAGCAACTCTAACAATAACCAAACCAATACTACTGTAGTAAAAGATAGAAAACCGATTCAACGCGTTGATGATGTACAAGGAAAGGACGGTGGCGCTCATGCTTAA
- a CDS encoding type II toxin-antitoxin system RelE/ParE family toxin yields MNNQISYAPKAREDLLEIKSFIEEESGDIELAKKTISDIVTTNESLCIFPEMGQRLLINLGSKIEYRYLLCHNYLSFYRYLDRTIYIDRILNSRRDYLRILLDEVH; encoded by the coding sequence ATGAATAATCAAATTAGCTATGCACCAAAAGCACGAGAAGATTTGCTAGAAATAAAATCTTTTATAGAAGAAGAATCAGGTGATATTGAGTTAGCTAAGAAAACCATTTCGGATATAGTGACTACAAATGAATCGTTGTGTATATTTCCAGAAATGGGACAGCGATTATTGATTAATCTAGGGAGTAAAATTGAATACAGATATTTACTTTGTCATAATTATTTAAGTTTTTACCGTTACTTAGATCGGACTATCTATATTGATAGAATATTAAACAGTAGACGTGATTATCTTAGAATATTATTAGATGAAGTACATTAG
- a CDS encoding energy-coupling factor ABC transporter ATP-binding protein: MLKVENIRFGYVPSVDIFRDVTFTIEGGEYIAIGGRNGCGKTTITRLLVGLEKASDGRMYYNGTDITSMPPSKRGQFIGYVFQQPDRQMFRPTVATEVAFGPESLGRSKSEVKRIVDEVLERTGIAHLREAYPPTLRRGEKQRVAIASALAMQSKILILDEPTSGQDGKETKELLALLRQLNQEGITILLITHDMEIMASECSRALIMGNQTVAFDGSPEELFKKSTDELQDLGLTKPPSVELSLAVPSLGYCKSMDELKSKLVAQLGGK, translated from the coding sequence ATGCTTAAGGTTGAAAACATCCGCTTTGGCTATGTGCCATCTGTAGACATTTTCCGTGATGTGACTTTCACCATCGAAGGGGGCGAATATATTGCCATCGGTGGCCGCAATGGTTGTGGTAAAACGACTATCACTCGTTTGCTCGTAGGTCTTGAAAAGGCGAGCGACGGTCGCATGTACTATAACGGCACGGATATTACGTCTATGCCGCCATCTAAACGGGGTCAATTTATTGGTTATGTATTCCAACAACCAGATCGCCAAATGTTCAGACCAACAGTAGCTACAGAGGTTGCCTTCGGCCCTGAATCACTAGGCCGCAGTAAATCCGAAGTGAAACGCATCGTTGATGAAGTGTTGGAACGTACAGGTATCGCTCACTTACGTGAAGCCTATCCTCCAACATTGCGCCGCGGCGAAAAGCAACGCGTTGCTATCGCTTCTGCACTAGCAATGCAATCTAAAATCCTCATCCTCGACGAACCAACAAGTGGTCAAGATGGTAAGGAAACCAAAGAGTTGTTAGCACTATTGCGTCAACTTAATCAAGAAGGCATTACGATCCTTCTTATTACACATGATATGGAAATCATGGCTAGCGAATGTAGCCGTGCACTCATCATGGGTAACCAAACCGTTGCCTTTGATGGCAGTCCAGAGGAATTATTCAAGAAGTCTACGGACGAATTGCAAGACCTAGGCCTTACAAAACCGCCAAGTGTGGAACTTTCACTAGCGGTACCATCCCTCGGTTATTGCAAATCCATGGATGAATTGAAATCTAAGTTAGTGGCTCAGTTGGGCGGAAAATAG